The window ACAATATTTAaggaggtcatgtgacctgacagCAGCACATCCAGTACAGATATCAcattaaaaagactgaaagttATCTtgatgtttacattatttacaccAGTGCAGCGGCCGTTCAAAACATCCCTGTTCAGAACAGGCTGACTGCTTTTTATTTCTTGAGAGCcgcatatatatgtatcaatttACAAACGTATCAATTAACACATCAgtgctggtgttaatattgacaatgacaccaaatttataaaaattgggttgaaaatggctcaacCTGTTATCTGCTGCTTTTCAACCCTGAAAGGGCGGGGCCAATGTCGACTGTTTGCGAGTTCTCTACGTTATgaaatttatatatatagtacaaTGATAACGGTCACCTCCCCCAGCCCCGCTCTTATTTTCAAATATGTGCTTATCGTGAGAGACAGTTATAGcttcagcagctaacagcagctaacagcGGCTACAGCGGTGCTGCCCGGCTGGACGGAGTCTCTCCATCTGTGACTGTGGGAGGAAAAgctgctggcagccacaaaaacaacagaaatcctgCTCGCTTCTTGCCGTGCAGCTCCTCAACTCTATGTAGTAACGGCTCAGGTTACACTGcgatttaacatttaaaaaatcaatttaccAGCggataactgcaggaacagacagctggATAATTAAAGAGCTACAGGATGAAATGGGAAACAACTTCTGGCCTGTTTAAATGTCGTtgcactgtttgtcttcctctcattaTTATATATGTCGCTGCAGCAACTTCTGCCCTTCTGCCTCACACAGCTGCTCCCCCTCGGTTCGCCCTTAGCTCTCAGTTcgctcgccctctctctctctatatctttttctctcatcttttttaaaacccacaaaaaaaGCCAAGATGTCGTCCCGCCCTCTCTCTCATGGCGGGGTTGCACAGCTCTGACCATGACATGCAGTagcagagcccagaagccctgTCCCGTCGCAGCAGAGGGGAGCGGCTCGCTGTTCGCTTATTTATTTCAAGTTTATTAAACATGTCGCTTGTCCAAATAGCACCAAATTTGACATTGCACTCCCTTATATCCCCTGCAATGcacccgccaagtgtgaagtagcTCGGCTAAATGGTTTTcgagatatgcgaaggacaatcatacagacagacagacagattccTTGCTTTGTATAGAGagactagtgcagtgcctgctGCTTCAACgcatagaaaaattaatactGTTGATGTGATGAGTGATTGAATACATGAAACATAACTGtgagataagataaatggtccacagctttttttattttaaccatattaattaatgaattaattcatctgaaagcatcttacagtctcctgcctgtatgaaaataacaaaataagaGGAAGGCGGAGTGTTATTAACTTTATGTTTCCATGGGAGGACCAGGTGTTTTAGCTGTACCgtctgatttggtctgaatgaCACCAACGCAGCCAAAGGATCATCATACACTCACAtgaatgctgctgctgcccatGAGGCAGACTGTCATCTGGTAGTGaactgtgcagcagcagagggtccagtatttgtatttgtatctgtatttgttgaggcaacaaaattatttgtatttgtattcgaataaaagtggaaagagtcttaaaaatcctgtttttgtctttatgacacttttaattttagaaaattaaagtgttacaaaaaattttcatgaataaactaccttaggAAGGAGGTCctactactgagctaaaactttacacATCACCTCATTGTAGACAGActtctacctatttatacacccataacacagagacagcacaccgtgtaatgtgtagggaagaacttcaaaggtgattattactttgcacttttcatttatttcctattttttacaacctaactttgtggaacagagaaggggaacaacaggttatggagagtcccttgggagcacttcacatgtcagtagttcagctttatctctggggaacacccccaactccaggagtgatgtccaaattaggaaatgtgcgtcatgtagcaggtggatgtgactcccctcgttgagacctgctgatagacgcaacagcggagcagaggagaaaacccactatttgtgctttgccaaataatgtatttgtattcaagcACACCCCAAGTGAAGGACGGTCAAAAAGGGCTGGCTGGCTATGCATTTGCTATTTCTTTTTCACATGACCTGCagtattatgaaaaatatacattattgaTTTAAATGAATAGTACCTCATGCAAAATATCAGATAGAAGCCTATTATGTATATGCAACTTGCAAAGGGGAGGCCAGCGATTGTATTAGCGTCGCTGTGGCCGCGCTGGCCACCACTTGGTGTCGCCGTTGCTGATCAGGCTGatctccagctgtgattggccactaAACTAGTACCGTACAGGCTAGAAAAGCAGCCCCTAGAAACACTCTGTCAAAATGCAATAAATCTCAATAATTTATTGGTTATAATGAGAATAATGAGTTCGcactcaacactgcacttccttgggtcctcagTAATACACCCGCCAAGTGTAGTGTGTGTAAGTCATAAGGAGACCTACtgagcctgtgaaaacagttgtattaTGTCTTGTGTGGTTACAGAGGAGCTTGTCACGTCTGAGGAAATAACCCTGATTATGTTGTCAGAGGTTATTTCAGCTTGGACTTGCAGATACATGCAGCATACAgcatgcagtttgaaacatttacCAGAAAGGGAATATCTAGCAAAAGATGCTTTCAAGTTGCATTATGAAATGTGTAGGGTCCACTGTTGACCCACATGAGGaattttaatctgtctcttgaaggtcccccaactttatggaagtacAAAACTAAATTTTTGATGTACCCCTTTAAAAGAAGGACGTGCATTAACACTCTTGCTTGTATTAAAAGCTAAATATGATCCAAGTCACTTGTGAGAGCGAAACTATGCTTACAAGATCCCAATAAGCTCAATTTTAATGATTCGCAGCTCAAAAGACGTCTAGACATCTAGGCTAAAACTACAATTTGTACAAATTTGGttgaaaagtgacatttaaattaCATATTATTGCTTTTCAGCAGTTATATATAAAGTAGATTTCACTTCAGCTTAATCCAGGTTTAATTTAGATGTCTAAACCTGCAAGTAACTCTTTAACTTGGTTAAAGCTGCACAAGgtaatgtttatataatgaaACTCATTCACCTgttagtagggatgtgcagagagtccagtatttgtatttgtatctgtatttgttaagGCAGcaaatttatatttgtatttgtatttgaatagaagtggaaataggtgtaaaaatcctgtttttgtttttattatgtttttaattttaggatatttaagtgttaaaataagcgtttaaatgaataaactatcttatgtAGGAgatccccacaccgggtctcgaacCTGAGTCTCTTAGATGATCGTAGCTGACTACGCTGACGACTGAGCTAAAACCAAATACATCACCAGTGTGCAGATAGACGACCTCTACTTATTCATACATCcataacacagacagcacagcgtgtaatgtgtagagaagaactcCAAAGGTGATTctttcatttaataaaacaaataatttttcaaatatttgtatgaaacaaatatttgtaaaaaatacaaaaaaaacaaaacactatttgtgccaaataatgtatttgtattcgggcacacctctAATTTATTCTGTCTCTCTACAAAGGAATCGCTTcaaggagagaaagaatgatCACAGCAACCAGTAACTCTTTCATGTTCTCTTTAGTATTAAAGGAGAAATCCACCAGTTTTCCCCCTCAGCTTGTGTTTCCAGGTGGCCAGGAGCCTTTTGTGTCCCTATAACTCGTTAAAAGTCTGCTTTCATACTGTATACGTCAATGAAtcaatatgaatgaatatatcTTCTGGAAAGCACACTGCTCTGTTCATAGGAGATGCTGTTGGAGCCCAACATATCTCTGCCTGTTTGGAGCTGAAAATATGATGTGGCTCATGTGGGAGTTTGTCTAAATCAGAAATCCACATCATATCCTGGCTTCGTCTGTCTGCGGCTGCCTTCCCTCGCCTCTCTCCAGGGTTTAATTAGAGCCGCTGAGCTCCGTGTGAATAATGCagcacctgaacacacctgagtGGGCTGCTCGAGCAGAAAGAACAACCGCAGGGAGGCCGAGAGAGCGCTGCCCCCCCCAGAGACAGccagacggagagagagagagagagagacagagacagagacagagagagagagagacagagagagacagagagagacagagagagagagagagagagagagagagagagagagagagagagaggagagagagagagagagagagagaggttgagcAGGTTTGGAGCAATATCTTCAGTGGAGTTAAAGGTCTTCATGTCATTTTAATCAGCAAAACTACTTGAACACAGCATCATAATAACCATATAAAACTGTATCTTTTACCAGAACAACAGTCtcacttttattatttaaaatttttcTTAACGTATTTTGTTTCTTAATCagttaacattttgtaaaatctCTTTTATACTGTCCTCAGTACTGTATTAGTTTTTCATTAGTTATTTAGAGTAGTGTTTGTGCTGCGTTGCTGTTGTGCACCTTTTGTTATCCTTCAagtttttcattgtatttacatgtatttctatttttaataattcatgttttttatacGGTAGAGtgagaagtattcagatcctttgcttaagtaaaagtagtagtACTCTATAACAAGTAGAAGTTCTGTATCAAACACTTTAAAGTATCAACAAAGTATATAtattaagtatcaaaagtaaaagtattcattgTACAGAATGGTGGCggattatattattgtattattataactgtTGTATTAACATGTaatcagcattttaatgttgtggcaGGTCAACGTGGAGTCTTGTGGtggtttaatctataacaatgcatcatatttagggctgcaattaacgattattttcattatcgattaatcggttagttgtttggtccataaaatgccagaaaatgatgaaaaatgttgatcacggtttccacaacagtccacaaagactcaaagatattcagagaactaaaccagaaaacattcacatttgagaagctggaatcaaattTGGAAAATTGACTtgaaacgattaattgattatgaaaaaagttggcaattaatttagtAGTTGGCTACTAATCCATTAATCCCCTAATTGTTCCAGCTTTAATGATGTtacaaacatgtttcatatgTACAGTCTTATTATGCAAAGTAACCAGTAATTATTGTCATGTAGAGCAGCAGGAACTGAAGAATAACAAGATAAGAAGTGAAcagaacaatacaaaacaaaggatccaacaagaccGAAGTGAAAagcaggacttaaatacaaactgaactactgaaacaacaaggaacaggtggcaaaGACACGAGGGCATactgggagctgattggctggggaagacagagggagcagggcaggtgtggagggaaaagcaagCCGgagacacaggaggaaaaaactcagagcaaacagaaaaccaaaaaacaccagaaaacacaatgagacAGATGATGGTGCTTATGTGTAGCGAGACCGTCAGCACAGTCGGAGTAGTTAAACATAAGCGACACTTctccaaacaaaaacagattaaagccaaataaaaaggcaaaatgatGCAGTTCTTCTCACATGGCACAAATCTACAGACACAAATGTTTGCAGTAAACGTCGTTAAATTCATAATGTGTTGAGGATGAGTGAAAGAGAATCCAGCCGTGTAACAAACACCTGTCAGTCTCTGGATAAGAACATCTGCTTAAATGACctgaatgtaaatacagaagACGTGTGGAATCAACTGTCTGCTGTATAACTAGATGTGTGAAACTCCAGTCCACTTCAACAAACTGGGAATAAGTCTGAGGGCTATGTGGTGGACTGGTGGACagacacagagccagactgggacagaaccatgaTAATTATACATGTAGTAgagtaaaaagtagaattatttgactctgaaatgtggtgaagACTATAAAATAAGTAACTTTAAGAAATTACTTAAGCACAGCAGGTGAGTAAGTGTACATTCCACTCTGTTTcctcatatttttatttatttatttatttttataataattcCTACTTTGAGGGGAAGTCCACTCTGTCAGCCCTTAGAGCTACTTGACTCGGTCACATGTGTTTTACTTCTATTATCTGCTTTTATGCTGCTTGtatgaatgtaaaatgaaaagaaaaaatctaaactaaaaactattaaaattaGAGGTTTACTGtggtaaaacaaaacacaatatctGACATTTTAGTGAAATActtgaaatgcaaaaaagagaataaaagcaacaagtgaggaaaaaaaaccaGACTGACTGCAGGAGGATGAAGACTGGGCCGTttgtgccatctagtggtcttTTTCCTGGAAAACATGAACGACAGACTgacatatgtactgtatttactgtgAACATTACATAGATTGAATCACAAACTGGATTATTAAATATGCAAAACCCCAAAACCTCAATATTCACTGTGTTTCAATAGATTGTACAAATAGGATTAAATGCATCATCTTATAGTCCAACGTTAGAGACGAGACCTCGGTCAGAATCTAGTTTtttaaaggatgagttcacaatttttttgtggaaatggaggcaaaaatccacagtgtgtccacacagtcatttaaaagttgatgtgaagcttatatgaggcttcagcagtctgagttagtcatatcaagtggatatctgacacatttacagtctttttagcatcaaattccctctttgtgtttcctcggacagtgtttccctgttgagctgcaggtggaagtatagtaacaaaaagaggaactttggcactaaaaagactgtaacgttgaaactGGtacattgtaaggtcattatgaagggatcttctaatggtcagtatgaacaggaggaatgattacagcaagaaaaatatgtttcactgttcatttgggctcctgactgttgttttaagacacacttgaaaaactgtggaTGTGTCCTTTAAGACCTTATTTTAGTTGATATTCTGCTCACATAGTGGATGTTCTTATATTGTTGTGTTTAATAAAAGTGCCTCAAATTTCCCTAAAGTCCTCTAACATTTTAATTCGGCCATGTCAGAGAATAATACAGGAGAGTTAATTGGGTCTTATAGGTTTCTGTCATACATATAGGTCCATTAAAAAGACTTTTATTAAGAGTTTTATGGTGCTTCCAGTTCAGAAAATCATGTCAGCATCAGACTGTGGAGGTGATTATTGTTATTGCacattacatgaataaaaaaagtacCATAAGTCAAGATCGCCTTTATGTAAACAGCATTTCAACAGTTGTCAAAGTGCAAAATCTCTTCTGTAACTCATCTACGCTTCTTTATTTCCCACTGAAACCAGCAACACtcacatgaaacaaataaaaattggatttaaatcctaaaaacacaacaacaatgtaCAGAGAACAATTAATtaatagaaagaaaaaatagataaataaaataaaaacagagtgtGACCATTCAAAAAGGTGACAGAGCTTTTTTCCATTGCTGCTCCGGACTGTGGATCTTCCTCGTCTATCACCACTTAAATCCCAGCTAAAGACCCACCTTTAGGCCTATAAAATCACTTTGGGTCCCCTTAATTTTTAATAGGCCTAGTATGATAAAATTGTTAACTTTGACCATTACAGttattcatctatttattttgttttgttttccttattAAAccgtattttacattttttctgtaaaacacGTTGGTCAACTcctgttgtttttaactgtgctctgtaaataaatttgacttgactttatCTCTTCTTCTAtaagttttgatttaaaaaagtggaaaacagtaataaacaactttaacctttatttatcttttattagTATACTTCATGTAAATAATAcgtttttataatattttataagttacattctatatgtaaatgtgtttgctttcactctttttaaaataaccATTCAATCAATCGCTTTAATCTAGCGTCAGCcttcaaaattacattttacgATTGGTTTACAAACACGTGAACGCACCGTGTCGCATTTACATTTACCAGGAGACCGTGAAGGCAGCATGTGGGCATTTCGCCGCCTCTGATTGGTCCGTTAACCGCTGTTTTGACCTTTGACGCAGGAAAATGGCTGCCTGCGACGGGGGTAAAGATGGTACGTTGACGTTTTAAACGTGTCATTTGATTTAAATAAGCTGTTTTGTCCTCTGAGCGGGTTTTTAAACCTAGAAATAAAATAACgagtctgtgtgtctgacagCAAACGCGGCTGAAACACGTTCAGCTCCATTATTTGTAATGTCTGGAGCTAAACAGCTAGCCGGctatgctaacaggctaaccaAGAGCTGTTAAATGCACACACTTCTATCCCGATGTTAAAGGTTTCTAACTGTTATAACAAGACCAACAGCAAAAATCAACGCAACAATCTGCTTTCATGTAAAGAAAGGTCGCCATTCACTGTTGGCTGTacaattattatgattatatctgagtccagcttctcaaatgtgaatattttctggtttctttagtcttctatgatattaaattgaatatctttgtgttgtggacaaaacatgacatttgaagacgtcatcttgggctttgggaaaccaatcttaattgattaattgaaaaaataattaacagctaaatcaataatgaaaataactgttgcAGCCCTAGACATTCCTCAGATTACACTGTTTAagagtaatgtgtgtgttaactTGTGTTCCTCTCTCAGGTCAGGACAGTATACTGGAGCCGCTGTGTTTTCCAGAGCAGCCAGCTGACGGTTCCAGTGCTCCCAGTCTGCAGCGTCCCAGTGCAGAGCTGCTGGTGTGTCTATTCTGCTCCGAGTCAGTTCCTCTGAAGCAGAAAGACGTCCTCCTCAAACATCTGCTGCTGCAACACAAGCTGGTCATTGCAGATGTCAAACTCATCGCAGACCTCCCAAAGTAGGAACATGAACCCTGAAGTTATTTACAAAACTCAGCAGCTCTTTGCAGAAAAAGTCTGTGAAAAATTATCTTTAAGACTTTGAAGATATACAAATGTAACACAGACAAGGCTGGTATTGGAATTAGGTCAATATAATAGTATTATcatattaatctgctgattcTGCCTCATTGTTTAGATACTGGCTGGtcattttgttagttttttttttcttcttttcttttttattgacTATTACTGGAATTATACCGTGATGATATGGTCTTATTatgttatgattattatatgtttttgtcCAAATGTATTCCAGTCAAAGGTAGAATTACAAACTAACAATATAAGTTTGTTTTACTCATAAAAATCAGAAGAATCATCATTATCATGAACATCAGTGTGATTTTACAGAGAGCAGcaaagattagttgattaatatATTAGTAGATTAACAGaggaaatattattttaataatagattaatcatttaatccatttttaaagaataaaatgtataaCATTCTCCAGTTCCTCACATACAGTGGAACAAATACAACGGAACCAAAATAGTTAATAATGAAGGACAAGGAGTAAAAGTTATGGCACAACTTAATTGCACTtataatacagtaataaataaaatacagtaaacaaatATAAGGctaactgttattttcattacagatttttcttgattaatccattagttaGCTATTTATATGACAGTATATCATCAGTTGCCTAATAATATAACAGCCTGTTAATTAAAATCTTCTCCATCATGTTGACTGTGAACATCGCTGATGCGTTTCCTGTCCTCCGTCAGGTACATGTTGTACTGGAAAGGCAGATTCTTGGAGCAACCAGTCACAGATTTCTGCAGCGTCATCAAGACAAACTCCACCGGCCCGCTGGGTGAGTAGAgttaacgattattttcatgctgattatttttcctATTGATAGATTAATCATCTGCtctataaaacatcaataaacagtaaaaaaaatcccatcaTAATATCCGAGAGCacatggtgacatcatcagacgTGTTGTTTTGTCCGATAAACCCCCCAAATAATCAGCCCAAGAGAAGCAGAAAATTCTCACGTTTAATAACTGGaatatcaaatatttggcatttttgcttgagaaATTACAAACTatcaattgattatcaaaattgttgctgagTAATTTTCTTTCAGCAGTGAAGTACTGCAGTTCAGAGGGAATGAGATGTTCCAGATTgtgagaaaacaagacaaaatccacaaaaatagTAAACAATTTACAGTGAGGATAAAGTTAAAATGACCAAGTGACAAATCTGGAACCATACTGGAAACTGTGGTGCATCAAAAAGAGAGTATTTAATGAAAACCTGTGATCCCTCTGCTTGTGATGTGATTATAGTGCGAAAGCAGTCTTGACTTCATCCTCTAAACAGTGTAAATGGTTCATATTCCTGCAGAGAAACAGGAGGACTACTTCCTGCTGTGTGACGTCCTTCCAGAAGACCGGATCCTTCGGGAGAAGCTCCAGCAGAAACGACTGGTGAGGATTTAAACACCCAATCAGACATCAAACTCATCTCAAACTCTGCGCCGCAATCAGCTCCTGATTGTCCTTCACAAATCAAAAACCAAAACTAATTTCTGTTACGATGAGACAGATTTCCTGTCGTCAAAATTAtgtcggacagtgtttccctgttgagctgcggtggaagtatagtaacaaaaagagtaTAGTATACAaaaagtatagtaacaaaaacaaaaagtggactttagcactaaaaagactgtaacgttgaaagatatctacttgatttgactcatttggatgctgaagcttcatatgagcttcagataaacttttaaatacatttttgcacagaaggaggactgtggatttcgtcctccagacttgaaaaattgtgaacccgccCTTTAAAAGACCACTTGTTCGTTAACAAGAGGAGGAAGTcctgctcttcttctgtggtgtttgTCTGACAGTGTCGCTCTTCCGCAGGAGGAGgtgctggagcagcagcagaaggagaGAGACGACAGCAGCTTCCAACGTCTCTGCATGTTCTGCAGCGAGGAGTTCTCTGGAAACAGGTACTGCACTCTTAGATGTGAAGTAGATTTCCAACATTTGCTTAAACTTGAATCAAATAACTTCCTGAATGTTGGTGCATCAGTAAAGACATCTATTAGAGCTAAACACTGTATTAAGGACAGTAAACgcggcagccacacatttctctgttctgtatttctctgttttgtgtcttcaggttatgctaacccattgttgctaacttcggagctaacctcctttacttttccagcatttggggaaacgaCCGACGtgattttttatgatttattaattgacacactgtagtctgtactgtacatttagcctactgccagactgacagcttactactaaccttttcctctgccccgctcgtatccaccgtcacttctctgctccTCGCGCTCtcccgctcgctacgcaaacatactccttaacggagccacgcgaccagtggtttcccaggcaacgacagaggttgactcacgtaccggaacagcgctgcacagagactcccaaacgctatcgATTTCcgatatcaaatattaaaaagtactttttggcctggcgggggttctcgttgtgtcattatggagaaacacagattcagtaaacggtCAGTCCGtccagtaaacgttcagtaaacgttgataAcggttagacccagcagtctccattaggttgggcgagttcaaagttgtgaaaacaacgggggtgttttgaatacacccccgttgttttcataggtaatttgttagtctgtcccccccgccgcaggaaataatggattaatcctggaaagctgttgatgtagcacttttctccttatgaaaataacacggagattattcaaccaatgagaatttagtcggacgagagcatatcgaccaactaatcgacctgTCGACCAGCTACACTACAGCTCTAGTCTTTCGATACTTTTTGACTTTCCTgctctgtctgtggctctcgCTAAAgacttaaatctttaaaaacacacacatgtacaatataGTTCTactttttgaagaaaaaaaatccttccaCCATCATGTTTTCAGGTCGTCTCTGCTGAACCACATGGCCAGAGAACATTCCTTCAGCATCGGACTGCCGGACAACATCGTCTACTGCGACGAGTTCCTCAACGCTCTGCAGAGCAAACTGGACAAGTAAGAACCGACATACTGAGACAGCGATGACCAGGTTTATCTTGTGTCTTTGTAACACTAGtgtgcagttaaaaaaaaaagatagatttAGATAAAGTTGCTTGAAAACTGTCTTAAATTAAAACCTGAAACTGGATTTTCCAAATATAAACTAAGTTTAATTTGTGCTTTTTGTCAAGAAATGAAAAcgagcaagtgtgtgtgcagtctTCTTCCTTCAAGCGTGAAATGACAGTGTTCATATCCGTTAACACTGCTGTGCTTTAGCCCTTTGCTGCATCCGATAGACATAATTTATGTCAGACTCATGATTCACACCTTGTTAGATTCAGCAAGACTTACACTCTGAGTTGTCTTCAGCATCGCAGTAAttcagtgatagttgtctgtacatcagTGGTCACagagcaaacacagcaaaaaataaaagcagagggTTTAAAGGGTTAATGGTCCCAGCAAGGAAAAGGCTCTGGTGAGTTTAGTTCAGGAAGTGTTTAATCAGGTTTGTTCTATACTGAGACGTTAACAACTCTACACACTGTTTTTATCTGCAGTCTGCAGTGTTTATACTGTGAGAAAACCTTCAGAGATAAAACCACACTGAAGGATCACATGAGGAAGAAA is drawn from Thunnus thynnus chromosome 5, fThuThy2.1, whole genome shotgun sequence and contains these coding sequences:
- the znf277 gene encoding zinc finger protein 277 isoform X2 produces the protein MAACDGGQDSILEPLCFPEQPADGSSAPSLQRPSAELLVCLFCSESVPLKQKDVLLKHLLLQHKLVIADVKLIADLPKYMLYWKGRFLEQPVTDFCSVIKTNSTGPLEKQEDYFLLCDVLPEDRILREKLQQKRLEEVLEQQQKERDDSSFQRLCMFCSEEFSGNRSSLLNHMAREHSFSIGLPDNIVYCDEFLNALQSKLDNLQCLYCEKTFRDKTTLKDHMRKKAHRRINANNHEYDRFYVINYLELGKTWEEVQSEDDRELVDEEDDDWSDWQAHPVSAVCLFCDHQSETMEQIYTHMKETHDFDLHKLRMELNLRFYQQVKLVNFIRRQIHQSRCYGCQEKFDSKADVLRHIVAESHAMKLPEMSTWDQPQYYFPTYENDALLCTLSDSDSDESDEVNHGEDIPVIAEDISNLRALKQTSVLNQLLKNRSSCS
- the znf277 gene encoding zinc finger protein 277 isoform X1, with translation MAACDGGKDGQDSILEPLCFPEQPADGSSAPSLQRPSAELLVCLFCSESVPLKQKDVLLKHLLLQHKLVIADVKLIADLPKYMLYWKGRFLEQPVTDFCSVIKTNSTGPLEKQEDYFLLCDVLPEDRILREKLQQKRLEEVLEQQQKERDDSSFQRLCMFCSEEFSGNRSSLLNHMAREHSFSIGLPDNIVYCDEFLNALQSKLDNLQCLYCEKTFRDKTTLKDHMRKKAHRRINANNHEYDRFYVINYLELGKTWEEVQSEDDRELVDEEDDDWSDWQAHPVSAVCLFCDHQSETMEQIYTHMKETHDFDLHKLRMELNLRFYQQVKLVNFIRRQIHQSRCYGCQEKFDSKADVLRHIVAESHAMKLPEMSTWDQPQYYFPTYENDALLCTLSDSDSDESDEVNHGEDIPVIAEDISNLRALKQTSVLNQLLKNRSSCS